Proteins encoded by one window of Haladaptatus sp. ZSTT2:
- a CDS encoding IclR family transcriptional regulator, producing the protein MNEHQSRVKSVERTFVILAALKELDGARIIELGEHTGYANSTIHRHLTTLHEAGHVTKEGDTYHIGLSFLNFGEYVRNRKEAYRLAKPKVEELAQETNERCQYVVEEHGQGVYVHVATGPHAVETNSRIGSRLFLHSTSVGKAILAHLPAARVDEVLDQWGLPQLTEDTVVTKSELLAELETVRETGVAYNREGNVKGLRSVGTPVFGPEGTVVGALSVSGPTHRMKGDRYEREIPDLLLGAANELELKLKYS; encoded by the coding sequence ATGAACGAACACCAAAGCCGGGTTAAGTCGGTTGAGCGGACGTTCGTTATCCTTGCGGCGCTGAAAGAACTCGACGGTGCGCGAATCATTGAGTTGGGCGAACACACTGGCTATGCGAACAGCACGATTCATCGCCACCTGACCACGCTACACGAAGCCGGGCACGTCACCAAAGAGGGTGACACCTACCACATCGGCCTCTCGTTTCTGAACTTTGGTGAGTACGTCAGAAACCGAAAGGAAGCCTACCGTCTCGCAAAGCCGAAGGTAGAGGAGTTAGCCCAAGAGACGAACGAGCGCTGTCAGTACGTCGTCGAAGAACACGGGCAGGGCGTCTACGTCCACGTCGCGACGGGGCCACACGCAGTCGAGACGAACTCTCGGATTGGCTCGCGGCTCTTCTTGCACTCGACCTCCGTGGGGAAAGCGATTCTCGCTCACCTGCCAGCGGCGCGCGTAGACGAAGTGCTCGACCAGTGGGGGCTTCCACAACTCACCGAGGACACCGTCGTGACCAAGAGTGAGCTCCTCGCGGAACTCGAAACCGTCCGTGAAACCGGCGTCGCGTACAACCGCGAAGGAAACGTCAAAGGTCTGCGCTCGGTCGGGACGCCCGTGTTCGGACCCGAAGGCACTGTCGTTGGCGCACTCAGCGTCTCCGGGCCGACCCACCGCATGAAAGGTGACCGGTACGAACGCGAAATTCCA
- a CDS encoding MBL fold metallo-hydrolase has translation MLPEGIHSFETLRPMFPEPPRPMTNEPVSVHVLEGEQTVLFGTGFEADVDRLIDFLDGFGGPDVIVVEHTDPDHYGALPRLLEEYDAIVAVPKQEADVLREKGIKVDVELGHDEVRWGVRTIHIPGHTPGNMSFLHEETGTLFVGDTFVHHNSFAAAPGEWSGAFAPIKPSLNADNDLALENIKILADYDFDVALTTHGLNVKEGARAELDKLLSDLGLA, from the coding sequence ATGTTACCAGAAGGCATTCACTCGTTCGAGACGCTTCGGCCGATGTTCCCAGAGCCACCGCGCCCGATGACGAACGAACCCGTGTCCGTCCACGTCTTAGAAGGCGAGCAGACGGTGTTGTTCGGCACCGGATTCGAGGCGGACGTTGACCGACTCATCGACTTCCTCGACGGCTTTGGCGGCCCGGACGTCATTGTCGTAGAACACACAGACCCCGACCACTACGGCGCACTGCCGCGCCTGCTCGAAGAGTACGATGCCATCGTCGCTGTCCCAAAACAGGAAGCCGACGTGCTGCGCGAGAAGGGCATCAAGGTAGACGTCGAACTCGGCCACGACGAGGTTCGCTGGGGCGTTCGGACGATTCACATCCCCGGCCACACGCCCGGAAACATGTCGTTCCTCCACGAGGAGACGGGCACGCTGTTCGTCGGCGACACCTTCGTCCACCACAACAGCTTCGCGGCCGCACCCGGTGAGTGGTCGGGTGCGTTCGCGCCCATCAAGCCGTCACTGAACGCGGATAACGACCTCGCCCTCGAAAACATCAAGATCCTTGCAGACTACGACTTCGACGTGGCGCTTACGACCCACGGCCTCAACGTCAAGGAGGGAGCGCGCGCCGAACTCGACAAACTTCTCTCCGACCTCGGCCTCGCATAA
- a CDS encoding (2Fe-2S)-binding protein: MTETYQSVDIDVTVNGDDESLAITPNVTLVELLRDKLELTGTTEGCGVGVCGCCTVYVDGEPINSCLELAVNVDGKEVETIEGLGTGDELDPVQEAFLEEEGFQCGYCTSGMIMMSKAMLEEHPEPEKDTLKHYMSENLCRCTGYESIHCALENAQGKLADSKPADD, encoded by the coding sequence ATGACCGAAACCTACCAATCCGTCGATATTGACGTGACGGTAAACGGAGATGACGAATCACTCGCCATCACCCCGAACGTCACGCTCGTTGAACTGCTGAGAGACAAACTCGAACTGACCGGAACGACCGAAGGCTGTGGCGTTGGCGTCTGTGGCTGTTGTACCGTCTACGTCGATGGCGAACCGATCAACTCCTGTCTCGAACTCGCGGTCAACGTCGATGGCAAGGAAGTAGAGACCATCGAAGGGCTTGGCACGGGCGACGAACTCGACCCCGTCCAAGAGGCGTTCTTAGAAGAAGAGGGCTTCCAGTGTGGCTACTGCACCTCCGGCATGATCATGATGTCGAAGGCGATGCTCGAAGAGCATCCAGAGCCAGAAAAGGACACGCTCAAACACTACATGTCCGAGAACCTCTGTCGGTGTACGGGCTACGAGTCGATTCACTGTGCACTCGAAAATGCACAGGGAAAACTCGCTGATAGCAAACCAGCGGACGACTAA
- a CDS encoding xanthine dehydrogenase family protein molybdopterin-binding subunit, producing the protein MSKSLQKQSERKKAYSSVSKHVERIDGKEKVDGTVEYGDDLVFPDVKHVKLCRATIPHGKLVDVDPSAALELPGVRRVITRKDIYELQDEIGYNPYYGPAIKDQPVLALDKVHYIGDPVAAVIADERDIAEEAIDLIDVTYDEMDFCEDVDDALADDAPIIHEEFEAADTFPDLEQVEGGRDTNEAFQFNLRYGDVDAALEEAAHVFENTYRSPPVQHMPFEPFVATARANQDGTMEIWTPNQSPHFVRNEIASMFNMPQSKVRVRVPQVGGSYGMKLYAKTEPIIALCAYLTDETVKLKMDIEESFSTITRHGTKIVLKTGVADDGTILGRKCDVYYDTGAYAEIGPRITKKSGYTAAGPYEIENVSIDSHCVYTNKPPAGAFRGFGVPQLVTAYEAQMETIAVELGLDPTEYRKRLGYKEGSTHPTSVPVKSVGLVECIEAVEEAMEWDKPLEQPDDPALKRGRAIACGYKACITPSSSGALVIVSGDGSVTVHSSSVEIGQGVKTTLAQLVCEGFGIDIDYVDVAQPDTATSPFDTITAGSRTTFHMGNAVMRAVDDAKDQMRGIAARTWGVAANEITVEDGVVSHADSGNEMSLGDAVKAEFGKAGGTLLGRGYFTTEGGHHDPETGQADKVTVFWFFGATGAVVDVDTETGKVYVRELQNAADVGQAIDPDRVRGQILGGAAHALGQSLHEEMVFDYGQQTNQQLLDYKVPSFRDMPEKVGNHIVEVDHPDGPYGAKGVGETGSFAVSPAIGNAILNATGADVKAIPYTPERVLDAVQEAEDK; encoded by the coding sequence ATGTCTAAGAGTCTACAAAAGCAGAGCGAGCGAAAGAAGGCGTATTCGAGCGTCTCGAAGCACGTAGAGCGTATCGACGGGAAAGAAAAGGTCGACGGCACCGTCGAATACGGTGACGACCTCGTGTTCCCCGACGTCAAACACGTGAAGCTCTGTCGGGCAACCATCCCGCACGGCAAACTCGTGGACGTAGACCCGAGCGCCGCACTCGAACTGCCCGGCGTCAGACGGGTCATCACACGCAAAGACATCTACGAACTCCAAGACGAAATCGGGTACAACCCCTACTACGGACCGGCAATCAAAGACCAGCCCGTCCTCGCACTCGATAAGGTTCACTACATTGGCGACCCCGTCGCGGCCGTCATCGCAGACGAACGCGACATTGCAGAGGAAGCCATCGACCTCATCGATGTGACCTACGACGAGATGGACTTCTGTGAGGACGTAGACGACGCGCTCGCAGACGACGCGCCCATCATCCACGAAGAGTTCGAAGCCGCGGACACCTTCCCCGACTTAGAACAGGTCGAAGGGGGCCGAGACACGAACGAAGCGTTCCAGTTCAACCTTCGCTACGGCGACGTAGACGCTGCCTTGGAAGAAGCAGCGCACGTCTTCGAGAACACCTATCGGTCGCCACCCGTCCAACACATGCCGTTCGAGCCGTTCGTCGCCACCGCGCGGGCGAACCAGGACGGCACGATGGAGATCTGGACGCCGAATCAGAGTCCGCACTTCGTGCGCAACGAGATCGCGTCGATGTTCAATATGCCACAGTCGAAGGTTCGCGTCCGCGTGCCCCAAGTCGGTGGCTCCTACGGGATGAAGCTGTACGCGAAGACGGAGCCGATTATCGCGCTCTGTGCGTACCTCACAGACGAGACGGTGAAGCTCAAGATGGACATCGAAGAATCGTTCTCGACCATCACCCGCCACGGGACGAAAATTGTCCTAAAGACGGGCGTCGCAGACGACGGGACGATTCTCGGCCGCAAATGTGACGTGTACTACGACACGGGTGCGTACGCAGAAATCGGGCCACGCATCACGAAGAAGTCGGGCTACACTGCCGCCGGCCCCTACGAAATCGAGAACGTGAGCATCGACTCACACTGTGTGTACACCAACAAACCGCCCGCCGGCGCGTTCCGCGGGTTCGGGGTGCCACAGCTCGTGACGGCTTACGAAGCGCAGATGGAAACCATCGCGGTCGAACTCGGCCTCGACCCAACCGAGTACCGCAAGCGCCTCGGCTACAAGGAAGGCTCGACCCACCCAACGAGCGTCCCGGTCAAATCTGTGGGCCTCGTCGAGTGTATCGAAGCCGTCGAAGAGGCAATGGAGTGGGACAAACCGCTCGAACAGCCAGACGACCCGGCGCTGAAACGCGGACGGGCAATTGCGTGTGGCTACAAAGCCTGCATCACGCCCTCCTCGTCGGGGGCGCTCGTCATCGTGAGCGGGGACGGCTCGGTGACGGTACATTCGAGCAGCGTCGAAATCGGGCAGGGCGTGAAAACCACGCTCGCCCAGCTCGTCTGTGAGGGCTTCGGTATCGACATCGATTACGTCGATGTAGCCCAACCAGACACGGCAACGTCGCCGTTCGACACCATCACAGCAGGTAGCCGGACGACGTTCCACATGGGCAACGCCGTCATGCGCGCGGTCGATGACGCGAAAGACCAGATGCGCGGGATTGCCGCGCGGACGTGGGGCGTCGCCGCAAACGAGATTACGGTCGAAGACGGCGTCGTCAGCCACGCAGACTCCGGCAACGAAATGTCGCTCGGTGACGCGGTGAAAGCCGAGTTCGGGAAAGCGGGTGGCACGCTCCTCGGCCGAGGTTACTTCACGACCGAAGGCGGCCACCACGACCCAGAAACCGGCCAAGCCGACAAGGTGACCGTGTTCTGGTTCTTCGGCGCGACCGGCGCGGTTGTCGACGTGGACACAGAAACCGGGAAAGTGTACGTGAGAGAACTCCAGAATGCCGCAGACGTGGGGCAGGCGATTGACCCTGACCGCGTCCGCGGGCAGATTCTCGGCGGGGCGGCCCATGCCCTCGGGCAGTCGCTTCACGAGGAGATGGTGTTCGATTACGGCCAGCAGACGAATCAGCAACTTCTCGACTACAAGGTGCCGTCGTTCCGGGACATGCCCGAGAAGGTTGGCAACCACATCGTCGAGGTGGACCACCCCGACGGGCCGTACGGCGCGAAAGGGGTCGGTGAAACCGGGTCGTTCGCGGTTTCGCCAGCCATCGGAAACGCAATCCTCAACGCGACCGGTGCGGACGTAAAGGCGATTCCGTACACCCCAGAGCGCGTCCTTGACGCGGTTCAGGAGGCAGAAGACAAATGA
- a CDS encoding FAD binding domain-containing protein: MKRFNMAFPQTVGEACTQLEEHPGSRVIAGGTAITVVMKEGVYTPELLINLRGLEDDLRFIEDDGDSVRIGALSTLRDVERSAIIEDKFPTVVQCLQEIAGVRVRNSATLGGHLSHADVHLDLPPVLAGYDAEIVVSSGDDSRQLLLTDFLKGYYETALEENEIVTEIVLPKPEAGRRGTYVKHRYFSEVDWPCVGVAAFATPNGDQFEDVEVLLNSVSHNPVLRLDGVNDVVDGDLSDEHIDAVADLARDQSSPSSDLRGSANYKEQMAGVFTKRALRKVRADV; the protein is encoded by the coding sequence ATGAAGCGCTTCAATATGGCGTTCCCCCAGACGGTGGGGGAAGCCTGTACACAATTGGAAGAACATCCCGGAAGTCGGGTCATCGCCGGTGGGACGGCGATTACGGTCGTGATGAAAGAAGGCGTCTATACGCCCGAACTGCTCATCAACCTCCGTGGCTTAGAAGACGACCTCCGCTTCATCGAAGACGACGGCGACAGCGTGCGCATCGGTGCACTCTCGACACTCCGCGACGTAGAGCGGTCTGCCATCATCGAAGACAAGTTCCCGACGGTCGTCCAGTGTCTCCAAGAGATTGCGGGGGTTCGCGTTCGAAACAGCGCAACCCTCGGCGGGCATCTCTCGCACGCGGACGTTCACCTCGATTTACCACCTGTGCTCGCTGGCTACGACGCAGAGATTGTGGTGAGTTCGGGTGACGACAGCAGACAACTCCTGCTCACGGACTTCCTCAAGGGCTATTACGAGACAGCACTCGAAGAAAACGAAATCGTCACGGAAATCGTCCTGCCGAAACCCGAAGCCGGGCGACGAGGGACGTACGTGAAACACCGATACTTCTCCGAGGTTGACTGGCCGTGTGTGGGCGTTGCGGCGTTCGCAACGCCAAACGGCGACCAGTTCGAAGACGTTGAAGTGTTGTTGAACTCAGTCAGCCACAACCCCGTCTTGCGCCTCGATGGCGTCAACGACGTGGTAGACGGCGACCTCTCTGATGAGCACATCGACGCCGTTGCCGACCTCGCACGCGACCAGTCGAGTCCGTCGAGCGACCTGCGTGGCTCTGCGAACTACAAAGAACAGATGGCGGGCGTGTTCACGAAGCGCGCGCTCCGGAAGGTGAGAGCGGATGTCTAA
- a CDS encoding CoxG family protein: MAEVTREFRVARPVEDTWNFFITPETVAPCVPGCVDVEELEEDVFNAKIEVKVAYTSLTFDTRIELTDKQPPNSAKVEAKAEPSGRMPGSATVDGDLSLEADGDETVGEIGIEFAIRGRLGSLGESAFRHKCEEMTDRFIDNMKTELEENQALAE, encoded by the coding sequence ATGGCAGAAGTGACCAGAGAATTCCGGGTTGCACGACCCGTGGAAGACACGTGGAACTTCTTTATCACCCCTGAAACCGTCGCACCCTGCGTTCCGGGCTGTGTCGATGTAGAGGAGTTAGAGGAGGACGTATTCAACGCAAAAATCGAGGTTAAAGTGGCGTACACGAGCCTCACGTTTGATACACGAATCGAACTCACAGACAAACAGCCGCCAAATTCGGCGAAAGTCGAGGCGAAAGCAGAGCCGTCGGGGCGGATGCCGGGGTCTGCAACTGTCGATGGCGACCTCTCGCTCGAAGCCGACGGGGACGAAACGGTGGGTGAAATCGGTATCGAGTTCGCCATCCGCGGCCGCCTTGGCTCGCTTGGCGAAAGCGCATTCCGCCACAAGTGCGAAGAGATGACCGACCGGTTCATCGATAATATGAAAACCGAACTCGAAGAGAATCAAGCCCTCGCAGAATGA
- a CDS encoding universal stress protein, whose amino-acid sequence MAIIVAVDESDRATRILTVGEDLARAYDDELVVVHVTPEDIVESRRESFDEYYRDDAVEDAATVARTATEGVVSAETDVEIVGRVGVVVSELLEEATERDARYLVIGGRKRSPTGKALFGSTTQSILLNAELPVVSVIGIEK is encoded by the coding sequence ATGGCAATTATCGTTGCAGTCGACGAAAGCGACCGTGCGACTCGAATCCTCACCGTGGGCGAAGACCTCGCCCGCGCGTACGATGACGAACTTGTCGTGGTACACGTCACGCCCGAGGACATCGTCGAATCACGCCGCGAGTCGTTCGACGAGTACTACAGGGACGACGCCGTCGAAGACGCCGCCACGGTTGCGCGGACCGCGACAGAGGGTGTCGTAAGTGCCGAGACGGATGTCGAAATCGTCGGTCGAGTGGGCGTCGTGGTCAGTGAGTTGCTCGAAGAAGCAACCGAACGCGATGCCAGGTATCTCGTCATCGGTGGGAGAAAGCGCTCCCCGACGGGGAAAGCACTGTTCGGAAGCACCACCCAGTCGATTCTGCTCAATGCTGAGCTCCCGGTCGTGTCAGTGATTGGTATCGAAAAGTAG
- a CDS encoding aldehyde dehydrogenase family protein, whose translation MEQREITTVSGDTVAIPVADRLYIDGAFVAGETTIPTTNPTTGDHLAELPVASTEQVAKAMTAASRAAEEWQALPFATRAARLELFATILEANADDIAAIDAADNGSSFSKMRDDVEKSVRAIRYYAGLAGELKGETIPTPGETFDFTLREPHGAVVSILPFNHPTMFLVRDLAPALIAGNAITIKPSEYTSLSALYVAHLIDNADCFPDGLVNVLAGEGAVGAALVDHEETAFVSFRGSVKTGRKVMAAAGANLIPSIVELGGKNPAIVFPDADVEQVKDGVVSGMSLAWQGQSCASGSRLLVHEDVYDEVVSGVVERFANTAVGDPFDEDVTMGAIVSEPQYEQVLDYIETTKAEGATCLTGGGPVPDLPGFFVQPTVFEVTPEMTIASEEIFGPVLSVMKWSEYDDVIDLANAVDFGLTASIWTTDLNTAHKTAQSLDAGYVWVNRHGGIYLQTPFGGFKDSGVGKHGGLGGLFVYTREKNVNLDLSGPLAYE comes from the coding sequence ATGGAGCAGAGAGAAATCACCACCGTCTCAGGCGACACTGTGGCGATACCCGTAGCAGACCGACTGTACATAGATGGCGCCTTCGTCGCAGGCGAGACAACGATTCCAACCACCAATCCGACCACCGGCGACCACCTCGCAGAGCTTCCCGTTGCGTCCACAGAACAGGTCGCCAAGGCCATGACTGCGGCTTCGCGGGCCGCCGAGGAGTGGCAGGCACTTCCGTTTGCTACCCGCGCAGCGCGCCTCGAACTGTTTGCGACGATTCTCGAAGCGAACGCAGACGACATCGCCGCCATCGACGCCGCGGACAACGGCAGCAGTTTCTCGAAGATGCGCGACGACGTAGAGAAATCCGTCCGGGCAATTCGCTACTACGCTGGCCTCGCGGGTGAGTTGAAAGGCGAGACCATTCCAACGCCGGGAGAGACCTTCGATTTCACTCTCAGAGAGCCACACGGTGCGGTGGTGAGCATTCTCCCCTTTAACCACCCGACGATGTTTCTTGTCCGAGACCTCGCCCCCGCGCTCATCGCCGGGAACGCCATCACCATCAAGCCCTCCGAGTACACGTCGCTCTCTGCGCTGTACGTCGCCCACCTCATCGACAACGCTGATTGCTTCCCCGACGGCCTCGTGAACGTCCTCGCCGGCGAAGGTGCCGTCGGGGCGGCGCTCGTCGACCACGAGGAGACGGCGTTCGTTTCCTTCCGTGGAAGCGTCAAGACCGGCCGGAAGGTAATGGCTGCTGCGGGCGCGAATCTGATTCCCTCGATTGTCGAACTCGGCGGGAAGAATCCCGCGATTGTCTTTCCGGATGCCGACGTAGAACAGGTCAAAGACGGCGTGGTCTCCGGGATGTCACTCGCGTGGCAGGGCCAATCGTGTGCGAGCGGCTCGCGCCTGCTCGTCCACGAGGATGTCTACGACGAAGTCGTATCGGGCGTGGTAGAACGCTTTGCAAACACTGCGGTTGGCGACCCCTTTGACGAGGACGTGACCATGGGCGCAATCGTCTCCGAGCCACAGTACGAACAGGTGCTCGACTACATCGAGACGACGAAGGCAGAAGGGGCAACCTGCCTCACGGGTGGCGGCCCCGTTCCTGACCTCCCCGGCTTTTTCGTCCAGCCAACCGTGTTCGAAGTCACCCCCGAGATGACGATTGCGAGCGAGGAAATCTTCGGGCCGGTTCTCTCAGTCATGAAGTGGAGCGAGTACGACGACGTCATCGATCTCGCAAACGCGGTCGACTTCGGCCTCACCGCGAGCATTTGGACGACCGACCTCAACACGGCGCACAAGACGGCCCAATCCCTCGATGCGGGGTATGTCTGGGTGAACCGCCACGGTGGGATCTACCTCCAGACGCCGTTTGGCGGGTTCAAAGACAGCGGCGTGGGCAAACACGGCGGTCTCGGCGGCCTGTTCGTCTACACGCGCGAGAAGAACGTCAACCTCGACCTGTCGGGGCCGCTCGCCTACGAATAA
- a CDS encoding UbiX family flavin prenyltransferase, translating to MTKRVIIGMTGATGQIYGIRALELLSETDFETHLIYSSASLLTTKQETDYDKDALEALADEVHSVKNIGAPTASGSFQTEGMLVTPCSMKTLSNIAHGNSGNLITRSADVILKERRRLVVMPREKPFNRIHLKNMLEVTDAGGIIMPPLPSFYNHPESIDEMVTNTVARALSLLNVDVSVQEWTGLSFD from the coding sequence GTGACGAAGCGAGTAATCATCGGGATGACGGGTGCGACGGGCCAAATCTACGGTATCCGTGCGCTCGAACTCCTCAGTGAGACCGATTTCGAGACACACCTCATCTATTCGAGCGCGTCGTTGCTGACGACGAAACAGGAAACTGACTACGACAAAGACGCGCTCGAAGCGCTCGCAGACGAGGTTCACAGCGTCAAAAACATCGGCGCACCGACGGCAAGTGGGTCGTTCCAGACGGAAGGAATGCTCGTCACGCCGTGTTCGATGAAGACGCTCTCGAACATCGCTCACGGCAACTCAGGCAACCTCATCACGCGGTCTGCGGACGTCATCTTGAAAGAACGGCGTCGGCTCGTCGTCATGCCGCGGGAAAAGCCGTTCAACCGTATTCACCTCAAAAACATGCTCGAAGTCACCGATGCGGGTGGCATTATCATGCCGCCGCTCCCGTCGTTCTACAACCACCCAGAGAGCATCGACGAGATGGTGACGAACACCGTCGCTCGGGCGCTCTCGTTGCTCAACGTCGACGTGTCGGTCCAAGAGTGGACTGGCCTGTCGTTCGACTAA
- a CDS encoding tripartite tricarboxylate transporter permease, protein MVTTGAIIEALGLVLNPQLLLVIFGISILGIILGALPGVGPTLAMALFFPFTFALDPVTGLVIMAVIYGSATYGGSISAILVNVPGTPGSAATLLDGYPMTRAGQGAVAIGISTMASFGGAVVGLILLAFFAPVLADISLLFGPPEFFWLAILGLSTVSAVSGDSLLKALAAMSLGIFFATIGVDPIRAQPRFVFDTFYLQGGINLIVLLVGLFAISQSIELALESNEDATDASSQMQGNVWDGVKLAISDWFGLIRGGVIGTVVGAIPGLGISAANFLSYLTAVNLSSHPETFGTGEPKGVVAAESANNGSAMGALIPAMALAIPGGAAAAVFIGVMLTYGITPGPNVFETTLPYVVFIAILLGDIVMLFVGLFGAKYIARVTSLPNDVILTSIVVFALIGSFTVRNNILDVGMALFFGLFGFLLARRGYSLISFILGFILAPIAERGFQRALLISSGDYGIFFASPIDILLILLSVTFLLSPILLRLRSDSNAA, encoded by the coding sequence ATGGTTACAACAGGCGCAATCATCGAAGCTCTCGGACTCGTACTCAACCCACAGCTGTTGCTCGTCATCTTCGGCATCAGCATTCTCGGAATCATCCTCGGGGCGCTCCCCGGGGTTGGCCCAACGCTCGCGATGGCGTTGTTTTTCCCGTTCACGTTCGCCTTAGACCCGGTGACCGGCCTCGTCATCATGGCTGTCATCTATGGTTCTGCCACCTACGGCGGGTCTATCTCCGCAATCCTGGTGAACGTGCCCGGAACGCCCGGCTCTGCGGCCACACTGCTCGATGGCTATCCCATGACGCGCGCGGGACAGGGAGCCGTCGCCATCGGCATTTCGACGATGGCCTCGTTCGGTGGGGCTGTCGTCGGGCTGATTCTCCTCGCGTTTTTCGCGCCGGTTCTCGCGGACATCTCGCTGCTGTTTGGCCCGCCTGAGTTCTTCTGGCTCGCCATCCTCGGCCTCTCGACGGTGTCTGCGGTGAGCGGCGATTCGCTGCTCAAAGCACTCGCCGCGATGAGCCTTGGTATCTTCTTTGCGACCATCGGCGTCGATCCGATTCGCGCACAGCCGCGATTCGTCTTCGACACCTTCTACCTGCAAGGCGGCATCAACCTCATCGTCTTGCTCGTTGGCCTGTTCGCCATCTCACAATCGATCGAACTCGCCCTCGAATCGAACGAAGACGCCACTGATGCGAGCAGCCAGATGCAGGGCAACGTCTGGGACGGCGTTAAACTCGCAATCAGCGACTGGTTCGGACTGATTCGCGGTGGGGTCATCGGGACGGTCGTCGGGGCGATTCCCGGCCTCGGCATCTCTGCGGCGAACTTCCTGTCGTACCTGACGGCAGTCAACCTCTCGTCGCACCCAGAGACGTTCGGGACGGGCGAGCCGAAAGGCGTGGTCGCAGCGGAGTCCGCGAACAACGGCAGCGCGATGGGCGCGCTCATCCCGGCGATGGCACTCGCCATCCCGGGCGGAGCGGCGGCCGCGGTGTTCATCGGTGTGATGCTCACCTACGGCATCACGCCCGGCCCGAACGTGTTTGAGACGACGCTCCCGTACGTGGTGTTCATCGCCATCCTGCTCGGTGACATCGTCATGCTGTTCGTCGGCCTGTTCGGCGCGAAGTACATCGCACGCGTAACCTCCCTGCCAAACGACGTCATCCTCACCAGCATCGTGGTGTTCGCACTGATCGGCAGTTTCACCGTGCGCAACAACATCCTCGACGTGGGAATGGCCCTGTTCTTCGGGCTGTTCGGGTTCCTGCTCGCCCGTCGGGGCTACTCGCTCATCTCGTTCATCCTTGGGTTCATCCTTGCACCCATCGCAGAACGGGGTTTCCAGCGAGCACTCCTCATCTCGAGTGGCGACTACGGCATCTTCTTCGCCTCGCCAATCGACATCCTGTTGATTCTGCTGTCGGTGACGTTCCTGCTGTCACCCATCTTGCTGCGACTGCGTTCAGACTCGAACGCGGCGTAA
- a CDS encoding tripartite tricarboxylate transporter TctB family protein, whose protein sequence is MSTNPQTQDGPEESSLKRFLIDHGEVVLFLVAFAYLAYTATSYEPSARQFPLVFLVVGFIALILELGIIVLPQQYSAPLRRMTTGLAADMGEELKATADDDEEETREPVAPEPEVDGPENRKIAITLGLMLGFGVVAYLFSFLYAIPVFVFATVYFVGTQNYRRAAIVSAFLMVSVYAVFGELMNVPIQDGVLLELIFG, encoded by the coding sequence ATGAGCACTAATCCACAGACACAGGATGGACCGGAGGAGTCCTCACTCAAACGGTTCCTCATTGACCACGGAGAGGTGGTGCTCTTCCTCGTCGCCTTCGCGTACCTGGCGTACACAGCCACCTCCTATGAACCAAGCGCACGGCAGTTTCCACTCGTGTTTCTCGTTGTGGGATTCATCGCACTGATACTCGAACTCGGCATCATCGTCCTGCCCCAACAGTACTCTGCTCCACTTCGGCGCATGACCACTGGCCTCGCCGCAGACATGGGGGAGGAACTGAAAGCCACCGCGGATGACGACGAAGAAGAAACACGCGAGCCAGTTGCCCCGGAGCCGGAAGTAGACGGCCCTGAGAACAGAAAGATTGCAATTACGCTGGGGCTGATGCTTGGCTTTGGCGTCGTGGCGTATCTGTTTAGCTTCCTGTATGCGATTCCCGTCTTCGTCTTTGCGACCGTCTACTTCGTTGGCACCCAAAACTACCGCAGAGCGGCCATCGTCTCTGCCTTCTTGATGGTGTCTGTGTACGCTGTGTTCGGTGAGCTCATGAACGTTCCAATCCAGGACGGCGTGTTGCTGGAACTCATCTTTGGCTAA